The following are encoded together in the Pedobacter steynii genome:
- a CDS encoding metallophosphoesterase family protein, with protein sequence MNRKEFLTKTGLAGGTFLLARYPELQPAEKRVRFGVIADLHHDIMHDGIERLSAFVDDMNKKKPDFIIQMGDFCMPKKTNTPLMEVWNQFKGPKYHVIGNHDTDGGFKPDEVVDFWKAEGKYYSFDRNGFHFVVLNGNEHNESKSRPVGYARFISTTQIDWLKKDLEATLLPVIICCHQGLDNDSGGLENGTLLRYTLEQANQKAGWKKVILVLSGHHHQDYYNRINDIHYVQINSASYQWLGDDFKEIRYSEAIDKGHPNIKYTVPYQDPLWAMIEIDHKDRITIQGKKTVFVGSSPEKLGVNMEDYIYPIVPYISSRNLIK encoded by the coding sequence ATGAATAGAAAAGAATTTTTAACAAAAACCGGACTTGCAGGAGGGACATTTCTGCTGGCTCGCTATCCTGAACTACAGCCTGCGGAAAAAAGGGTTCGCTTTGGCGTAATCGCAGATCTGCATCACGATATTATGCACGATGGTATTGAACGCTTATCTGCTTTCGTTGATGATATGAATAAGAAAAAACCTGATTTCATTATCCAGATGGGTGATTTTTGTATGCCTAAAAAAACAAATACTCCTTTAATGGAAGTGTGGAATCAATTTAAGGGCCCTAAATATCACGTGATAGGAAATCATGATACGGATGGCGGATTTAAACCTGATGAGGTAGTAGATTTCTGGAAAGCTGAAGGAAAATATTATTCTTTTGACCGCAATGGTTTTCATTTTGTAGTCCTCAATGGAAATGAACATAATGAAAGTAAATCGCGTCCTGTCGGTTATGCAAGGTTTATTTCTACCACACAAATAGACTGGTTGAAAAAGGATCTCGAGGCAACTTTGTTACCGGTGATTATCTGTTGTCATCAGGGACTTGATAATGATTCCGGTGGTCTAGAAAATGGTACTTTGCTGAGATATACACTGGAGCAGGCAAACCAAAAGGCTGGTTGGAAAAAGGTGATCCTGGTGCTGAGCGGGCATCACCATCAGGATTATTATAACCGCATTAACGACATCCACTATGTGCAGATCAACAGTGCTTCTTATCAATGGTTAGGGGATGATTTTAAAGAAATACGTTATTCTGAGGCGATAGATAAAGGGCATCCGAATATTAAATATACGGTTCCATATCAGGATCCACTTTGGGCGATGATCGAAATTGACCATAAAGATAGAATTACCATTCAGGGGAAGAAAACGGTTTTCGTAGGATCTTCTCCCGAAAAACTGGGTGTAAATATGGAGGATTATATCTATCCGATTGTTCCATATATTTCCAGCAGAAACCTCATCAAATAA
- a CDS encoding ParA family protein: protein MKIIAIINHKGGTGKTTSTLNIGAGLARIKKKTLLVDIDPQSNLTEGLGFRDVKISIYDSIKDDVALPIESVSEYLDIIPSSLDLLGAEIELVSRLGRETILKRLLKSVEGKYDYVLIDCAPALGMLTVNALVAADTVMIPLEAEYFAYRGIDRLISIISDVRTHYNENLTIGGVFITKINPRRVITEQITESIKKYFSDKLFETSIRVNVALVEAQLKGVDVFEYAPVSNAAVDYANLTDEIVEKI, encoded by the coding sequence ATGAAGATTATTGCTATAATAAACCATAAAGGTGGTACAGGGAAAACGACTTCCACCCTAAATATTGGCGCTGGATTAGCGCGTATAAAGAAGAAAACCTTATTGGTTGATATTGATCCTCAGTCGAACCTAACGGAGGGCTTAGGATTCAGGGATGTAAAAATTTCAATCTATGATAGTATAAAAGATGATGTAGCACTACCTATAGAATCTGTTTCAGAATATCTGGATATCATCCCCTCTTCTCTCGATTTATTAGGGGCAGAAATAGAATTGGTTTCCAGACTTGGCAGAGAAACCATTCTTAAGAGGCTGTTAAAAAGCGTCGAAGGAAAGTATGATTATGTATTGATTGATTGCGCACCGGCTTTAGGAATGCTTACCGTCAATGCATTGGTTGCAGCCGATACCGTAATGATTCCTTTAGAAGCTGAATATTTCGCCTACAGAGGAATAGATCGTTTGATCTCCATCATTTCGGATGTCAGGACACACTATAATGAAAACCTGACTATTGGTGGAGTATTCATTACTAAAATCAACCCTAGACGTGTCATCACAGAACAAATTACGGAAAGCATCAAGAAATATTTCAGTGATAAATTATTTGAAACTTCTATTAGGGTTAACGTAGCGTTGGTAGAAGCTCAGCTTAAAGGGGTAGATGTATTTGAATATGCCCCGGTATCAAATGCAGCAGTAGATTACGCGAATCTGACTGATGAAATAGTAGAAAAAATATAA